Proteins encoded in a region of the Anopheles ziemanni chromosome 2, idAnoZiCoDA_A2_x.2, whole genome shotgun sequence genome:
- the LOC131293524 gene encoding germ cell nuclear acidic protein-like, with protein MRDEDVPDADVPNEDVPNEDVPDEDVPNEDVPNEDVSNEDVPDADVPDADVPEVDVPDVDVLDADVPDADVPDADVPNIDVPDVDVLDDDVLDDDDVPDDDVLMNLDDNVTDVGVCYPRVKKDVLGWQPSLGDIEEEEAEMFYEDDDYLEDKKDSEIAAPKEKQSKKGDAACHGSVSKKEPEEEEFVLWSSIEVNEEFDSVDEMRDEDVPDADVPNEDVPNEDVPDEDVPNEDVPNEDVSNEDVPDADVPDADVPEVDVPDVDVLDADGWQPSLGDIEEEEAEMFYEDDDYLEDKKDSEIAAPKEKQSKKGDAACHGSVSKKEPEEEEFVLWSSIEVNEEFDSVDEMRDEDVPDADVPNEDVPNEDVPDEDVPNEDVPNEDVSNEDVPDADVPDADVPEVDVPDVDVLDADGWQPSLGDIEEEEAEMFYEDDDYLEDKKDSEIAAPKEKQSKKGDAACHGSVFGRITYFIFL; from the exons ATGCGGGATGaggatgtcccggacgccgatgtcccgaaCGAAGATGTCCCGAACGAAGATGTCCCGGACGAAGATGTCCCGAACGAAGATGTCCCGAACGAAGATGTCTCGAACGaagatgtcccggacgccgatgtcccggacgccgacgtTCCGGAAGTCGACGTTCCGGACGTCGACGTTctggacgccgatgtcccggacgccgatgtcccggacgccgacgtTCCGAATATCGATGTTCCGGACGTCGACGTTCTGGATGACGACGTTCTggatgacgacgacgttccggacgacgacgtTCTGATGAATCTCGACGACAACGTTACAGATGTGGGCGTTTGCTACCCGAGGGTAAAAAAAGATGTATTG GGCTGGCAACCTTCGCTAGGGGacatcgaagaagaagaggcaGAAATGTTTTACGAAGATGACGATTATCTGGAGGACAAAAAGGATTCCGAAATCGCCgctccaaaggaaaaacaatcaaagaaGGGTGACGCCGCATGCCATGGATCGGT gtCCAAAAAGGAGCCGGAAGAGGAAGAATTCGTTTTGTGGAGCTCAATAGAAGTAAATGAAGAATTCGATTCAGTTGACGAAATGCGGGATGaggatgtcccggacgccgatgtcccgaaCGAAGATGTCCCGAACGAAGATGTCCCGGACGAAGATGTCCCGAACGAAGATGTCCCGAACGAAGATGTCTCGAACGaagatgtcccggacgccgatgtcccggacgccgacgtTCCGGAAGTCGACGTTCCGGACGTCGACGTTctggacgccgat GGCTGGCAACCTTCGCTAGGGGacatcgaagaagaagaggcaGAAATGTTTTACGAAGATGACGATTATCTGGAGGACAAAAAGGATTCTGAAATCGCCgctccaaaggaaaaacaatcaaagaaGGGTGACGCCGCATGCCATGGATCGGT gtCCAAAAAGGAGCCGGAAGAGGAAGAATTCGTTTTGTGGAGCTCAATAGAAGTAAATGAAGAATTCGATTCAGTTGACGAAATGCGGGATGaggatgtcccggacgccgatgtcccgaaCGAAGATGTCCCGAACGAAGATGTCCCGGACGAAGATGTCCCGAACGAAGATGTCCCGAACGAAGATGTCTCGAACGaagatgtcccggacgccgatgtcccggacgccgacgtTCCGGAAGTCGACGTTCCGGACGTCGACGTTctggacgccgat GGCTGGCAACCTTCGCTAGGGGacatcgaagaagaagaggcaGAAATGTTTTACGAAGATGACGATTATCTGGAGGACAAAAAGGATTCCGAAATCGCCgctccaaaggaaaaacaatcaaagaaGGGTGACGCCGCATGCCATGGATCGGTGTTTGGCAGgattacttattttatttttttgtag
- the LOC131281738 gene encoding uncharacterized protein LOC131281738, with protein MQSFERRAIVNAALLKRNVGQPVSIHVKVDRAESGCKSFSGKSTDGVNVQVMLSEPLNGTVKGWVEIIGVAAPNDTVRAKQIVTYFETGQTLEDFDVDGHNMLCTFLSVCKEPFYTGPPM; from the exons ATGCAATCTTTCGAACGCCGAGCAATTGTAAATGCTGCTCTTCTCAAAAGAAATGTAGGCCAACCAGTAAGCATTCATGTTAAAGTAGACCGTGCTGAAAGTGGCTGTAAATCGTTCAGTGGCAAATCGACGGACGGAGTTAATGTACAAGTGATGCTGTCGGAACCGTTGAATGGCACCGTCAAAGGTTGGGTAGAAATAATTGGCGTCGCCGCTCCCAATGATACTGTGCGTGCCAAACAG ATCGTAACTTACTTCGAAACTGGCCAGACACTGGAAGATTTTGACGTCGATGGGCATAATATGCTGTGCACATTCTTATCCGTCTGCAAGGAACCCTTTTACACTGGCCCACCCATGTAA
- the LOC131294987 gene encoding replication termination factor 2 isoform X1, with protein MGCDGGTIPRRDELVRLKKKPEKKDKDSERQFRWKHCALTQLRLQLPIVICALGRLYSKQNVIEALLDKEKMPESCAHIKSLKDIKNLNLTPNPAYDESKDDKSSPFICGLIGLEMSGQFRFVALWSCGCVFSERSLKEIKGKTCPLCQTPFTDEDIIVLNGTEDDIDQMRVKMEARNARLKLEKKSKAEKKSKSKEVAPPATVTSAEASGSAEASSSGLMDKKLVVPTAPKTNGEGSSKSSLKPAVPNKRALISDKIGEDPVFKKSKDDYSVAKDPKASDVYKSLFTSHESEKDQKRAHWVTYNPFYN; from the exons ATGGGATGTGATGGTGGAACTATTCCTCGTCGTGATGAGCTTGTGCGGCTGAAGAAAAAACCAGAAAAG AAAGACAAGGATTCAGAAAGGCAGTTTCGTTGGAAACATTGTGCGCTTACCCAATTACGCCTGCAGTTACCAATCGTGATTTGCGCTTTGGGTAGACTGTACTCCAAGCAAAACGTAATCGAAGCTCTATTGGATAAAGAGAAAATGCCCGAGTCGTGCGCACACATCAAATCGCTCAAGGATATTAAGAATCTTAATTTGACACCAAATCCAGCGTACGACGAGTCGAAAGACGACAAAAGCTCGCCCTTCATTTGCGGTTTGATTGGCCTGGAAATGAGTGGGCAGTTTAGATTCGTTGCACTATGGTCTTGCGGATGTGTGTTTTCAGAAAGATCGCTCAAAGAAATTAAAGGAAAAACGTGCCCCCTC tGCCAAACTCCATTCACCGATGAAGATATAATCGTCTTGAACGGAACAGAGGATGATATTGATCAGATGCGCGTCAAAATGGAAGCACGTAATGCACGTTTGAAACtggagaaaaaatcaaaggccgaaaaaaaatcgaagtCAAAAGAAGTTGCTCCGCCCGCAACGGTAACATCCGCCGAAGCATCTGGTTCAGCTGAAGCAAGCAGCTCCGGACTGATGGATAAAAAGCTGGTGGTCCCAACTGCACCAAAAACAAACGGGGAAGGAAGCAGTAAATCTAGCTTGAAGCCAGCTGTTCCGAACAAAAGGGCTCTGATTAGCGACAAGATTGGAGAAGATCCCGTCTTCAAGAAGTCAAAGGATGATTACAGCGTTGCGAAGGATCCTAAAGCATCTGACGTGTACAAGTCACTATTCACTTcgcatgaaagtgaaaaagacCAGAAACGCGCACATTGGGTGACGTACAATCCGTTCTATAATTAA
- the LOC131294987 gene encoding replication termination factor 2 isoform X2 translates to MGCDGGTIPRRDELVRLKKKPEKKDKDSERQFRWKHCALTQLRLQLPIVICALGRLYSKQNVIEALLDKEKMPESCAHIKSLKDIKNLNLTPNPAYDESKDDKSSPFICGLIGLEMSGQFRFVALWSCGCVFSERSLKEIKGKTCPLCQTPFTDEDIIVLNGTEDDIDQMRVKMEARNARLKLEKKSKAEKKSKSKEVAPPATVTSAEASGSAEARSSKSSLKPAVPNKRALISDKIGEDPVFKKSKDDYSVAKDPKASDVYKSLFTSHESEKDQKRAHWVTYNPFYN, encoded by the exons ATGGGATGTGATGGTGGAACTATTCCTCGTCGTGATGAGCTTGTGCGGCTGAAGAAAAAACCAGAAAAG AAAGACAAGGATTCAGAAAGGCAGTTTCGTTGGAAACATTGTGCGCTTACCCAATTACGCCTGCAGTTACCAATCGTGATTTGCGCTTTGGGTAGACTGTACTCCAAGCAAAACGTAATCGAAGCTCTATTGGATAAAGAGAAAATGCCCGAGTCGTGCGCACACATCAAATCGCTCAAGGATATTAAGAATCTTAATTTGACACCAAATCCAGCGTACGACGAGTCGAAAGACGACAAAAGCTCGCCCTTCATTTGCGGTTTGATTGGCCTGGAAATGAGTGGGCAGTTTAGATTCGTTGCACTATGGTCTTGCGGATGTGTGTTTTCAGAAAGATCGCTCAAAGAAATTAAAGGAAAAACGTGCCCCCTC tGCCAAACTCCATTCACCGATGAAGATATAATCGTCTTGAACGGAACAGAGGATGATATTGATCAGATGCGCGTCAAAATGGAAGCACGTAATGCACGTTTGAAACtggagaaaaaatcaaaggccgaaaaaaaatcgaagtCAAAAGAAGTTGCTCCGCCCGCAACGGTAACATCCGCCGAAGCATCTGGTTCAGCTGAAGCAA GAAGCAGTAAATCTAGCTTGAAGCCAGCTGTTCCGAACAAAAGGGCTCTGATTAGCGACAAGATTGGAGAAGATCCCGTCTTCAAGAAGTCAAAGGATGATTACAGCGTTGCGAAGGATCCTAAAGCATCTGACGTGTACAAGTCACTATTCACTTcgcatgaaagtgaaaaagacCAGAAACGCGCACATTGGGTGACGTACAATCCGTTCTATAATTAA